The nucleotide sequence AAGAATGTGGCAAAACATAACACAGAAGATGAACAATGTAATAGAAAGGTCCATACCTTCAGACCTAGATCCAGTACCAATCCGATGGGGAATGCCCAGAGGACGATTGGCTCGCTGGGCCAGGTGCCGGAGAGGAGAGAAGGCCGATGAAGAATTAGTCGCGTCAGTCGCCGGCCCTGCGCGGAACGAGGGCGTTGTGCTGGGTTGGCGCGGTGGGCCAGCCGCCGGAGAGGAGAGAGGGAATTAGCTGCGGCCGCCGGCCGCCGGTGTCATCTCCTAACCCTAGTTGTTGATGGGGAAAAATTGAATCAGGGTAGCTCCAAGGGGAAAGGCACGGGATGGCTCATCTTCCATCAGGGATGTTGTGCCGAGGTATAGGAAGATTATGGGGGTTCTTTTGCGATTCCTCCATCTTTTCATCTCATAATGTACACTCCTTATCCAACGGCACGGGATCAAGTTTCCATGCTTTCATTGAATATATGGTTTCCATCAGATATGTACTCCAAACCGATGAAGAGAAAAAAAAAACAAGATCACAGAGGGCGGCACGTCTGCCGCTCGCTGGCCCTCGGGATGGCTCCATTCTACTGCCACGCACGAGCCGCAGCTGAAGCAAAACGAGAAGCACGACGTCGCCCCTGCGGCCCCACATGCCAGCGCCCGACAGCCGGCCCAATTAACGTCCAGATCGATCAACGGCGCCTCTAAAGCCTAAAACCTCTCACCACGTCACGAGTCTCCTCCCTAATCCCCCTNNNNNNNNNNNNNNNNNNNNNNNNNNNNNNNNNNNNNNNNNNNNNNNNNNNNNNNNNNNNNNNNNNNNNNNNNNNNNNNNNNNNNNNNNNNNNNNNNNNNNNNNNNNNNNNNNNNNNNNNNNNNNNNNNNNNNNNNNNNNNNNNNNNNNNNNNNNNNNNNNNNNNNNNNNNNNNNNNNNNNNNNNNNNNNNNNNNNNNNNNNNNNNNNNNNNNNNNNNNNNNNNNNNNNNNNNNNNNNNNNNNNNNNNNNNNNNNNNNNNNNNNNNNNNNNNNNNNNNNNNNNNNNNNNNNNNNNNNNNNNNNNNNNNNNNNNNNNNNNACCACCTCCTCACTCTCCCTCCTCTTCACGCACCACCACTCCTCCACCCCGCAGCGCTTCGACAGGTCCCATCTCCGCCTCCCGCCCCGCGCCGCGCCACGCCGCACGCGCTGCGCCACCGAGGGCGCCTCGGCGTCGACCGCCACCAAGCACCGGCGCCCCGCGGAGGAGAACATCAGGGAGGAGGCCGCGCGCCTCCGCGGGCCCGCCACGACCTTCTCGGCGTGGTACGAGCCCTTCCCCCCGGCCTCCGATGGCGACCCCAACGAGCGCTACTCGCTCGACGAGGTCGTCTACCGCTCCACCTCCGGCGGCCTCCTCGACGTCCGCCACGACATGGACGCGCTCGCGCGCTTCCCGGGCTCCTACTGGCGCGACCTCTTCGACTCCCGCGTCGGCCGCACCACCTGGCCCTACGGCTCCGGCGTCTGGTCCAAGAAGGAGTTCGTGCTCCCGGAGATCGACTCCGACCACATCGTCTCTCTCTTCGAGGGCAACAGCAACCTTTTCTGGGCCGAGCGCCTCGGCCGCGAGCACCTCGGCGGGATGAACGATCTCTGGGTCAAGCAGTGCGGCATCTCGCACACTGGCTCATTCAAGGACCTCGGCATGACGGCGCTCGTCAGCCAGGTCAACCGCCTCCGCCGGGCTCCGCTCTCGCGCCCCATCAACGGCGTCGGGTGCGCGTCCACTGGCGACACCTCCGCCGCGCTCTCGGCCTACTGTGCCGCTGCGGGCATCCCCGCCATCGTGTTCCTCCCCGCCGACCGCATCTCGCTGCAGCAGCTCATCCAGCCCATTGCCAACGGCGCCACGGTGCTCTCGCTTGACACGGATTTCGACGGATGCATGCGGCTTATCAGGGAGGTGACAGCTGAGCTGCCCATATACCTCGCAAACTCACTCAACTCGCTTCGGCTGGAGGGGCAGAAGACTGCAGCCATCGAGATATTGCAACAGTTCAATTGGCAGGTGCCGGACTGGGTCATCATCCCAGGAGGCAATCTGGGGAACATTTATGCTTTCTACAAGGGATTTGAGATGTGCCGTGTTCTTGGGCTAGTTGATCGCGTTCCACGTCTTGTATGTGCACAGGCCGCCAACGCAAATCCACTGTACCGGTACTACAAGTCTGGGTGGACTGATTTCCAGTCACTTGTTGCTGGAACTACATTTGCATCTGCCATACAGATCGGTGATCCAGTATCTATTGACCGTGCGGTTGTTGCGCTGAAGGCAACTGATGGCATTGTCGAGGAAGCTACAGAGGAGGAACTCATGGATGCCACGGCGCTTGCTGACCTCACTGGGATGTTTGCTTGCCCACATACTGGGGTTGCACTTGCTGCTCTGTTCAAGCTCCGTGACCAGGGTATAATTGGCACTAACGACCGCACGGTGGTTGTTAGTACAGCACACGGGCTAAAGTTCACACAATCAAAGATCGACTACCATGATAAGAACATCAAGGACATGTTGTGCCAGTATGCCAATCCACCGATCAGTGTGAAGCCTGACTTTGGGTCTGTCATGGATGTTCTCCAGAAGAAGCTCAATGGTAAGATCTGAGCTTACCTTTAATTAACCTCAAGAGTTCCATCTTGTTTATCGTCACAGTGGCTGTACTTTGGCATCTTAATCAACTGCACTTGGTGACCATGGTATGGCGATATCATCTTTATTTTCCAGTACTAGGTTCTTGAGGCTCTTCTAACTATAGGCAAAAGTGGATAGAGCTTTCCTTGTACTTTATCTGTATCATGTAATATCAATAATAAGGTATGATGTTATGGTTGAATAATTGTTTGGTGTAGCCCGTGCATGCTTGCCTGTTTCCTGTTCTGTGTGTGTTGTTCACTTTTGGTTGCCGATGACGTAAGTTGCCTCTGTTGCAACGATTGACCTAACAAGATGTATTACACATGTTGGGTTATTGCATTATTGGTGTTACTTTTGGTTGTCCATGACATAAGTTATCCCTGTTGGAAGGATTAGCCCAACATGATGTATTACAGATGTTTGCCTCTTGTGGTTATTGTTAATTTTCATTAGTTGCAAGAGAATTCTTGGCCTAGACATAGTTTTTGTTCCAGTGGCAGCAAGTTGTTTAGGTAACACTGTAGCAGCTTAAGTATCTACGGGGACAGTGTGGACTGTCAGAACTACAGAATAGTGTCAGTGTTCGATAGCCAGTCAGATAAACTGAGATCCTAGTGTGCTCTACCTGTCACTTTTTGACAAGCGATTGTCCCAGCACTACCTGTTGTGTATGATCTCATGTAGCTGCTTGCTTTAGGCTTTCCATTTGTAGAATATATGCCCGGTGCGTATAGGTTGTGCATTATAGGAGCCAATGAGTGATCTCTCTTTTTTCTCCGTTTTAGTTGGGACAGGTCAAATAACCAACTTTTGAGTGATTGTGATGATGTGAATATGAAAGGGCCCTGTGGGCTTTTTGTTACACCAGATTGATGATAGTGAATGGAGTTACCCACTCTATGTTTGGCTGGATAACTTTTATTCGTGTATCCCTGCAACTGCCCAGCCCGGTGCATAGATTTTCTACATACACTCTATTGATTTTCAGTGTGCTCCGGTTGGAATCAATTTCCCATCGGAATCATTAGCCCCGAATCCTACCTTCTTCATCAGGGATattccctctgttcacttttgtaagtcgtttaagacagctgaaattgaactgttttaggtgttgtcttaaatgtctaaaacgtcttacaaaagtgaacggagggagtatctaagcTGTACTGACAGTCGTAACCTTGTTTCATCTCTTATCACCGCTAGTTTTGCCTGTCTTAATCAGAACCTGGGAACTTTTAGACGTACTACCTGCTTGTTCCTCAACGCAGTCATAGACAAAGTCTGGTAGTATGAAGTTTGATGTCCTGATAAAGGTTTCAACTGCTACATGTTTTAAACGTCACAAAAGAATTCTGGTGTGTGCACAAAATTTTGGCGTGCGTGTAGCAGAGTAAATTTGCCTTAGTTATAAACGTGAGAAATAGCTGAAGATCTGTTGGAGTTGAAACCCCTTTTGCTCAAGCCAACAGTAGAGGGTTAACCGTTTCTACAGTACATTTGATTTGTCGGCTAATGTTTTATAAGGGAGTGCGGGTAGATTTGGCAACAATGCATGCCTGGTCCGTGCTTCCAGCACCTGATTCCAACAAAATATTGCTATGCTACTGTATTATGCAACACGCTAGCCATGGATGTCATGGATGTCATTGATTTTCTTCAATATTATGTCACATAGACAAAAAACAAGCAATAGTATATTATGTCACTCCTGTCATGGATGAAGTCATCTTGAAGAAAATCAAGTTGTTTTTTGAG is from Triticum aestivum cultivar Chinese Spring chromosome 3A, IWGSC CS RefSeq v2.1, whole genome shotgun sequence and encodes:
- the LOC123061812 gene encoding threonine synthase, chloroplastic (The sequence of the model RefSeq protein was modified relative to this genomic sequence to represent the inferred CDS: added 18 bases not found in genome assembly), coding for MATPAATTSSLSLLFTHHHSSTPQRFDRSHLRLPPRAAPRRTRCATEGASASTATKHRRPAEENIREEAARLRGPATTFSAWYEPFPPASDGDPNERYSLDEVVYRSTSGGLLDVRHDMDALARFPGSYWRDLFDSRVGRTTWPYGSGVWSKKEFVLPEIDSDHIVSLFEGNSNLFWAERLGREHLGGMNDLWVKQCGISHTGSFKDLGMTALVSQVNRLRRAPLSRPINGVGCASTGDTSAALSAYCAAAGIPAIVFLPADRISLQQLIQPIANGATVLSLDTDFDGCMRLIREVTAELPIYLANSLNSLRLEGQKTAAIEILQQFNWQVPDWVIIPGGNLGNIYAFYKGFEMCRVLGLVDRVPRLVCAQAANANPLYRYYKSGWTDFQSLVAGTTFASAIQIGDPVSIDRAVVALKATDGIVEEATEEELMDATALADLTGMFACPHTGVALAALFKLRDQGIIGTNDRTVVVSTAHGLKFTQSKIDYHDKNIKDMLCQYANPPISVKPDFGSVMDVLQKKLNGKI